A genomic stretch from Larimichthys crocea isolate SSNF chromosome XXII, L_crocea_2.0, whole genome shotgun sequence includes:
- the LOC104937469 gene encoding prenylcysteine oxidase-like isoform X1, giving the protein MGCSLLPLFVVVLSACSAGGDPSGSTDVDGAPPSKIAVVGAGIGGSATAHFLRQHFGPEVQVDVYEKGEVGGRLATVTVNHNDYESGGSIIHSLNLHMQEFVKQLGLKYRRSMAGKTAVFNGEEVILEETDWYLLDLFRLWWRYGISFMRLQMWVEEIMEKFMRIYKYQAHGYAFSSVEELLDSLGGSGFINMTRRPLSDSLLELGVSQRFIDEVIAPVMRVNYGQNVSIPAFVGAVSLAGAQNNLWAVEGGNKLVCSGLLKMANANLLQAQVSSISPVYSGTPPRC; this is encoded by the exons ATGGGCTGCTCTCTTCTCCCGCTGTTCGTCGTCGTTCTCTCAGCCTGCTCGGCTGGAGGAGACCCGTCAGGGTCGACGGATGTCGACGGAGCTCCGCCGTCGAAAATAG CGGTGGTCGGGGCAGGAATAGGAGGCAGTGCTACAGCCCATTTCCTCCGGCAGCACTTTGGCCCTGAGGTCCAGGTGGATGTGTATGAGAAGGGGGAGGTCGGAGGCCGCCTTGCCACTGTGACTGTCAATCACAATGACTACGAGTCTGGAGGATCCATCATTCACTCCCTCAATCTCCACATGCAGGAGTTTGTCAAACAGCTAG GTTTAAAGTATCGCCGTAGCATGGCGGGTAAGACAGCTGTGTTTAACGGCGAGGAGGTCATTCTGGAGGAGACAGACTGGTACCTGCTGGACCTGTTCCGGCTGTGGTGGCGCTACGGTATCAGCTTCATGCGCCTGCAGATGTGGGTGGAGGAAATCATGGAGAAATTCATGAG GATCTACAAGTACCAAGCTCATGGATACGCCTTCAGCTCAGTAGAAGAACTTCTGGACTCACTTGGTGGGAGTGGCTTCATCAACATGACCCGAAGGCCACTCTCAGATTCGCTGCTGGAGCTGGGTGTGTCCCAGCGCTTCATCGACGAGGTCATCGCGCCTGTGATGAGGGTCAACTATGGACAGAACGTCAGCATCCCTGCCTTTGTAG gcgCTGTGTCTTTAGCTGGTGCCCAGAACAACCTGTGGGCAGTGGAAGGAGGCAACAAGCTGGTGTGTTCTGGCCTGCTCAAGatggctaatgctaacctgctgCAAGCACAAGTTAGCTCCATCTCCCCAGTCTACTCAGGTACTCCACCCCGATGTTAG
- the LOC104937469 gene encoding prenylcysteine oxidase-like isoform X2, whose protein sequence is MGCSLLPLFVVVLSACSAGGDPSGSTDVDGAPPSKIAVVGAGIGGSATAHFLRQHFGPEVQVDVYEKGEVGGRLATVTVNHNDYESGGSIIHSLNLHMQEFVKQLGLKYRRSMAGKTAVFNGEEVILEETDWYLLDLFRLWWRYGISFMRLQMWVEEIMEKFMRIYKYQAHGYAFSSVEELLDSLGGSGFINMTRRPLSDSLLELGVSQRFIDEVIAPVMRVNYGQNVSIPAFALCL, encoded by the exons ATGGGCTGCTCTCTTCTCCCGCTGTTCGTCGTCGTTCTCTCAGCCTGCTCGGCTGGAGGAGACCCGTCAGGGTCGACGGATGTCGACGGAGCTCCGCCGTCGAAAATAG CGGTGGTCGGGGCAGGAATAGGAGGCAGTGCTACAGCCCATTTCCTCCGGCAGCACTTTGGCCCTGAGGTCCAGGTGGATGTGTATGAGAAGGGGGAGGTCGGAGGCCGCCTTGCCACTGTGACTGTCAATCACAATGACTACGAGTCTGGAGGATCCATCATTCACTCCCTCAATCTCCACATGCAGGAGTTTGTCAAACAGCTAG GTTTAAAGTATCGCCGTAGCATGGCGGGTAAGACAGCTGTGTTTAACGGCGAGGAGGTCATTCTGGAGGAGACAGACTGGTACCTGCTGGACCTGTTCCGGCTGTGGTGGCGCTACGGTATCAGCTTCATGCGCCTGCAGATGTGGGTGGAGGAAATCATGGAGAAATTCATGAG GATCTACAAGTACCAAGCTCATGGATACGCCTTCAGCTCAGTAGAAGAACTTCTGGACTCACTTGGTGGGAGTGGCTTCATCAACATGACCCGAAGGCCACTCTCAGATTCGCTGCTGGAGCTGGGTGTGTCCCAGCGCTTCATCGACGAGGTCATCGCGCCTGTGATGAGGGTCAACTATGGACAGAACGTCAGCATCCCTGCCTTT gcgCTGTGTCTTTAG